The Colletotrichum higginsianum IMI 349063 chromosome 2, whole genome shotgun sequence genome has a segment encoding these proteins:
- a CDS encoding Kynureninase yields the protein MDPPSRAHAESLDQKDALRHTRDEFVIPTKQDITSKTLAKKDEPSTASSAGQQEKCTYLCGNSLGLQPKRTAVRIQQYLSTWATQGVQGHFKPLEDSPLPTWLDVDAKAAEMMAPIVGAQVAEVAVMQTLTANLHLLMSAFYKPQEGGRHKIILESKAFPSDHFAVETQIRHHGLSPSKSMICIEPPSASQGPTLTTQHILSTIERHASDTALLLLPGIQYYTGQLLDIPTITAFAHKHSILVIWDLAHAVGNVPLKLHEWDVDAAAWCTYKYINGGPGCIGGAFVNSRHTTVTTSVEDPNSETGYVNRLAGWWGNDKSSRFVMATKFHPAPGASGFQLSNPSVLDTTALCASLEVFEAAGGIGPLREKSLRLTGYLEKMLEAMPEDEKALFRVLTPRRPEERGAQLSLLLADGLLDCVMGYFDEVGVVIDERKPNVIRVAPAPLYNTFVDCFDFVEQFGKALRRARRSG from the exons ATGGATCCTCCGAGCAGAGCACACGCCGAGTCCCTCGACCAGAAGGACGCTTTGAGGCACACGCGGGACGAATTCGTCATCCCGACCAAACAAGACATCACCAGCAAGACCCTCGCCAAGAAAG ATGAACCCTCTACCGCCTCAAGCGCCGGCCAGCAGGAGAAGTGCACATACCTCTGTGGGAACTCTCTCGGCTTGCAGCCCAAGCGCACTGCCGTGAGGATACAGCAGTACCTGTCGACCTGGGCCACTCAGGGCGTCCAGGGTCACTTCAAACCTCTCGAGGACTCCCCGTTGCCAACAtggctcgacgtcgacgcgaaggcggccgagatgatggCCCCCATTGTCGGTGCTCAAGTTGCCGAAGTCGCCGTCATGCAGACGCTGACGGCGAACCTGCATCTTCTCATGTCGGCCTTCTATAAGCCCCAGGAAGGCGGCAGGCATAAAATCATCTTGGAGAGCAAGGCCTTTCCGAGTGACCAT TTCGCCGTAGAGACCCAGATCAGGCACCACGGCCTCTCACCTTCCAAGTCTATGATCTGCATCGAGCCCCCTTCCGCCTCGCAGGGACCGACTCTCACCACCCAGCACATCCTCTCCACCATCGAACGTCACGCCTCGGACACcgctctgcttcttctcccgGGTATTCAGTACTACAccggccagctcctcgacatcCCGACCATCACCGCTTTCGCCCACAAGCACTCCATCCTCGTCATTTGGGACCTTGCCCATGCCGTCGGCAACGTGCCCCTGAAGTTGCACGAGTgggacgtcgacgccgcggcgtGGTGCACGTACAAGTACATCAACGGCGGGCCGGGgtgcatcggcggcgccttcgtcAACTCGAGACACACCACCGTCACAACCTCCGTCGAGGACCCGAACTCCGAAACCGGGTACGTGAACCGGCTCGCCGGGTGGTGGGGTAACGACAAGTCGTCCCGCTTCGTCATGGCGACAAAGTTCCACCCGGCACCCGGGGCCTCTGGCTTCCAGCTGAGCAACCCAAGCGTGCTGGATACCACAGCACTTTGCGCGTCGCTCGAGgtcttcgaggccgccggcggcatcggaCCTCTGAGGGAGAAATCCCTACGGCTGACCGGATACCTCGAGAAGATGCTCGAGGCGATGCCAGAAGACGAGAAAGCGCTGTTCCGGGTCCtgacgccgaggcggcccGAGGAGCGGGGCGCGCAGTTAAGTTTATTGCTCGCGGATGGGTTGCTTGACTGTGTAATGGGATATTTCGATGAGGTTGGGGTCGTGATAGACGAGAGGAAGCCGAATGTCATCCGGGTCGCGCCTGCGCCGCTGTACAACACATTCGTGGACTGCTTTGACTTTGTGGAGCAGTTTGGCAAAGCGTTGCGtagggcgaggaggagcggcTAG